In Erwinia pyrifoliae DSM 12163, the genomic window CGCGCGAAGAACAGGGTTTCTGCGAAGGGCGTATTCAGGAAATTGAAGCGAAGCTGTCAAACGCTCAGGTTATTGATGTCACCAAAATGGCCGGTAACGCTAATGGCCGGGTGATTTTCGGTGCGACCGTTACCGTACTGAACGTTGAAACTGACGAAGAGTCAACCTACCGCATTGTGGGCGACGATGAAGCGGACTTTAAGCAAAATTTGATTTCGGTAAATTCGCCGATGGCGCGTGGTCTGGTGGGCAAAGTGGCAGACGATGTTACCGTGATTAAAACCCCCGGCGGTGATGTGGAATACGACATCATAAAAGTGGAATATCTCTGATTTCAGCTACTCTGCACATTGCCCGTTATACTTTGAGTGGCACTTGCGCTGGCGGCGTTACCCGGCGCATCAGGGCTGAAGCACACGGCGTACGGATCTGCTGCGGGCCGATTTGTCGTTCAACCGGATTATTAGCGTGTACCAGCTTTGCGCTATTCGGGCGATTGCCGCTCTTCCGCGATTCAGATTGCTCGCGGAACGGTAAGATTTTTTGTAAAGATAAGAAAAGGCCGCTGCGCGGCCTTTTATCAGAGTCAAGAGCATGGCACTTTCTCCAGATTCTGAGCATGGCAGGAAGT contains:
- the greA gene encoding transcription elongation factor GreA, whose translation is MNQIPMTLRGADKLREELEELKTVKRPRIIASIADAREHGDLKENAEYHAAREEQGFCEGRIQEIEAKLSNAQVIDVTKMAGNANGRVIFGATVTVLNVETDEESTYRIVGDDEADFKQNLISVNSPMARGLVGKVADDVTVIKTPGGDVEYDIIKVEYL